In one window of Camarhynchus parvulus chromosome 18, STF_HiC, whole genome shotgun sequence DNA:
- the SUMO2 gene encoding small ubiquitin-related modifier 2, giving the protein MADEKPKEGVKTENNDHINLKVAGQDGSVVQFKIKRHTPLSKLMKAYCERQGLSMRQIRFRFDGQPINETDTPAQLEMEDEDTIDVFQQQTGGVY; this is encoded by the exons ATGGCCGACGAGAAGCCCAAG GAAGGAGTGAAGACTGAAAACAATGACCACATTAATCTGAAGGTGGCAGGGCAAGATGGGTCTGTGGTGCAGTTTAAGATTAAGAGGCACACACCACTTAGTAAACTAATGAAAGCCTATTGTGAACGACAG GGGTTGTCAATGAGGCAAATCAGATTCCGGTTCGATGGGCAGCCAATTAATGAAACAgacacacctgcacag ttGGAAATGGAGGATGAAGATACAATTGATGTGTTCCAGCAGCAAACAGGAGGAGTTTactaa